Proteins encoded in a region of the Mercenaria mercenaria strain notata chromosome 1, MADL_Memer_1, whole genome shotgun sequence genome:
- the LOC123544516 gene encoding uncharacterized protein LOC123544516: MFYRYPCRDNTEDTEDQAEHIPDMEEIASQFDNEQYDQFSRQIPVGGRVVKRPGKRLPMSTTRLRYLQRKNKSLSAECSIGGSMLSLNDTTEQDTRSLHRAEFRTYFKPRSDDWLGTIQDERHTFESKFQSHQPRQYKHVESRLLDPKYYLKKTKEVDEQIRNGFEPAHLRSISVDFDNELKNLRKMKSRTSKCLATLSTTNGSTASPPKVVPQNYAERAQKEKLFKETKLYYAVWRSAFTRAIERLRENKKMKAIQLNTPDLLKEEAIRAEKAKKQQGIRARQKPRLSVISPTLQTTQNNTTTQKTRIALNRGSYADMFKKRENIEEKVLDKKEEQTHFVTPRKPRLEPLQKRGIVITKSALNRRTMKIPVQS; encoded by the exons ATGTTTTATCGATATCCTTGTAGAGATAATACTGAAGATACTGAGGATCAGGCGGAACATATACCAGATATGGAAGAAATAGCGAGTCAGTTTGATAACGAACAGTATGATCAATTCAGTAGGCAGATCCCCGTCGGCGGAAGAGTTGTGAAACGACCCGGTAAGAGGTTGCCCATGTCGACGACCAGACTCCGATACCTTCAGCGGAAAAACAAATCACTGAGTGCAGAGTGTTCCATTGGAGGAAGCATGTTGAGCCTTAATGACACAACTGAACAAGATACAAGA TCCCTCCATCGTGCAGAATTCAGAACTTACTTCAAACCACGCTCGGATGACTGGCTTGGTACCATCCAAGATGAACGCCATACGTTTGAgtcaaaatttcaatcacatCAACCACGGCAATACAAACACGTG gAAAGTCGGCTATTAGATCCAAAGTATTATCTGAAAAAGACCAAAGAAGTGGATGAACAAATCCGCAATGGTTTTGAACCAGCTCATTTACGTTCAAtcagtgtagactttgataatgaACTAAAAAACCTCAGAAAGATGAAATCAAGGACGTCAAAATGTTTAGCTACTCTTTCAACTACGAATGGATCTACAGCTAGTCCACCGAAAGTTGTACCACAGAACTACGCAGAAAGAGCACAGAAGGAAAAGCTGTTCAAAGAAACGAAACTTTATTACGCTGTGTGGAGATCTGCGTTTACACGAGCAATAGAAAGACTTCGAGAAAACAag AAAATGAAAGCTATTCAGCTGAACACACCAGATTTACTGAAAGAGGAAGCCATCAGAGCGGAAAAAGCAAAGAAACAGCAAGGAATTCGTGCCAGACAAAAGCCTCGATTGTCTGTTATATCACCAACTCTTCAAACTACACAG AATAATACCACTACACAGAAAACAAGAATTGCTTTGAACAGAGGATCTTACGCAGACATGTTTAAAAAGAGAGAGAACATTGAAGAAAAAGTGCTAGACAAAAAAGAGGAACAAACACACTTTGTTACCCCGCGAAAGCCAAGGCTAGAGCCCTTACAGAAGCGTGGCATTGTGATCACCAAATCAGCTCTAAACCGAAGGACAATGAAGATTCCAGTGCAATCCTAG
- the LOC123544546 gene encoding uncharacterized protein LOC123544546 produces the protein MGFNTSSVWIKVAFICLILATILFVVGFATVSWMTAYYDAYGLWRIKSCGGVFRTRRCDSIKVESRWLKRNGWEDWYRATQAFECIGLICLGMALLIMVLFVFVDRMRKRSPLLAVIFFCFAAVIAMVIGFLIFGIKLEGLDIGWSMGLAIAACVLTFVAGVMSVIDLKK, from the exons ATGGGTTTCAATACTTCCTCGGTGTGGATTAAAGTGGCATTTATATGCCTGATTTTGGCAACTATTTTGTTCGTAGTCGGATTTGCAACTGTATCATGGATGACTGCCTATTATGACGCCTATGGTTTATGGAGGATAAAAAGTTGTGGTGGTGTTTTCCGTACCCGCAGATGCGATTCGATTAAAGTTGAATCTCGGTGGCTAAAAAGGAATGGATGGGAAG acTGGTACCGCGCTACCCAGGCGTTTGAATGTATTGGGCTGATATGTCTAGGAATGGCACTTCTAATCATGGTTCTGTTCGTGTTCGTGGACAGAATGAGGAAACGGTCCCCGCTTCTAGCTGTTATCTTCTTCTGTTTTGCTGCCG ttatCGCCATGGTCATCGGATTTTTAATATTTGGAATTAAACTGGAAGGTTTAGACATCGGATGGTCGATGGGTCTTGCTATCGCTGCGTGTGTACTCACCTTTGTAGCTGGAGTTATGAGCGTAATTGatctaaagaaataa